A stretch of Gallus gallus isolate bGalGal1 chromosome 2, bGalGal1.mat.broiler.GRCg7b, whole genome shotgun sequence DNA encodes these proteins:
- the NACAD gene encoding NAC-alpha domain-containing protein 1 isoform X1: protein MPGETATSQGLQLEGAPPGDPAALMPAKEEARPQPEGASYDAAERSPPSKGCPPPPPPPPSLLPADPLDTRIVMGEETHCPPELPPKTPPRHPELPPARLDPDLFFTAPSTPVRTGGPRLKPEEDGGDVESEGLGSPPTSPSGSYMTAEGGSWGSSGTASTSPSCSPNLLAEVPDGEPGPAAFIRRSSSSSSSSEDEDVAVTSIGQEEEDEEEEEDDDEGSGQEEGFRLPRSHMAAPGLIPAALLPFRGSLLFEAEAVEITLVPAQAAADPLSGEDEEAEDNDEEDASTSASFLRSLSETSINEGVDESFAFRDDTSASSDSASYDGEEDERLYGTERHALGGAQMAAATTPGDTEPSSEASGDIELHLRGDTAQLDGTGEQERVSLGGSPQHEVALSPSVLEPTHGSEDDACMEVGMEQHAAHPEEEVPIEALTTEADIELTDEAPIETLTAGVNVEPSDEASIKDLATEVCVEPVVEASIEALNAEVSAKLVGETSMEALAEVSMELVDKAPADSLNVEGNMEPADETSTEAFPTEVDVGLVDEVPVEALSAEVNVERMDETLSSSSSEMEEASTLEPDTTQELDPIPEECPAPEPPVPTEPPLLEEILQEEEVPPAPMIEAQLEATPGAELEAAASTLQPPCAGETKDPELNGLGWDTSSLPTANGDHELDAVPAESPEPPCPPEQGDDSGEPQEDVGGHGDNRTDAMPAPLGAPTLGGDVQDDVIEQPLEEDASLCEDGVASGSESPVVALSDGGSEVTQGVEETLSPALGGMDEPDAASEDEVSSKDVEQGQSPEPTPASEDSSPALLDTLCSHTDSSFFTTPQDSAGEAAAPGVPSPAPQPCLALCVLPPAPAPPPLHFTASEQEVYVGTPPDPLELLPPPGALLESAEDRQQVASMLQGVFGDLPTPGSPSQAPVELPCPPCAEDEAAAPEPKETPEPSDAGSIQCSPPASLQPDPAPMQGQEPPIKESLLLLSEDPNAKVLLEEEHSLAPPEEAKEEAVKAGSSPMEEVEEVVAVAGSSPMEEEEEEVVAVAGSIPQEEEVIAVAGSILQEEEDVVVAAGSSPVEEEEESVMVAESIPQEEEEESVVVAGSVPQEEEEEVVMVAGSLPQEEEEEVVMVAGSLPQEEEEEVVMVAGSLPQEEEEEAVMEAGSVPQEEEEEAVMVAGSIPQEEEEVAESSSKEEEEEVVVAGSIPQEEEVVMVAGSSSTPSLKDDREGMEATPSIPEAVLPLEPPPKPSSPEDPVPQEPAKAAVPTPKLAVPTEAVEPIPKAVAPVAIPLPAPCPPLSKLIQVPPLSSSPLPRLEDTSGLSEATRPEERPSVLPASRKLLEAPEPSPQKEKTRGRKAPAGSKGARGLEAEGGPRRAPRGSVQSESSSSSEAELPYRVPSPAEHLPAIALLEDKAAPRHGEANHKGSCNESESNDESIPELEEPEGAEPQPMQTQAPLTHSLGTGEESISKAKQSRSEKKARKAMSKLGLRQIHGVTRITIRKSKNILFVITKPDVFKSPASDIYIVFGEAKIEDLSQQVHKAAAEKFKVPMEHSPLITETAPALTIKEESEEEEEVDETGLEVRDIELVMAQANVSRPKAVRALRHNNNDIVNAIMELTM from the exons CCCCCCCAGGGGACCCCGCTGCACTGATGCCTGCCAAAGAGGAAGCCCGCCCGCAGCCCGAGGGGGCCAGCTATGATGCAGCTGAGCGCAGCCCCCCCTCCaagggctgccccccaccaccaccGCCACCTCCATCGCTGCTCCCCGCTGACCCCCTGGACACTCGCATCGTGATGGGCGAGGAGACTCACTGCCCCCCTGAGCTGCCCCCTAAAACGCCCCCCCGGCATCCTGAGCTGCCCCCCGCCCGCCTCGACCCCGACCTCTTCTTCACAGCCCCCTCCACTCCAGTGCGGACGGGGGGGCCCCGCTTGAAGCCTGAGGAGGATGGAGGGGATGTGGAGAGTGAGGGGCTGGGCTcgccccccacctccccatccGGCTCCTACATGACGGCTGaggggggcagctgggggtcctCGGGCACAGCCAGCACGTCACCCTCCTGCTCACCCAACCTGCTGGCAGAGGTCCCTGATGGTGAGCCTGGTCCAGCAGCCTTCATCCGCCGCTCCTcgtcctcctcttcctcctccgaGGATGAGGATGTGGCCGTGACCTCCatagggcaggaggaggaggatgaagaagaagaggaagatgatgacGAAGGCAGCGGGCAGGAGGAAGGCTTCAGGCTGCCCCGGTCCCACATGGCTGCCCCTGGGCTCatccctgctgcactgctgcccttcCGTGGCAGCCTGCTTTTTGAGGCTGAGGCTGTGGAGATCACCCTGGTGCCAGCCCAGGCAGCGGCCGACCCGCTCTCgggtgaggatgaggaggcTGAAGATAATGATGAGGAGGACGCCAGCACCTCAGCCTCCTTCCTGCGCTCACTCTCTGAAACCTCCATCAACGAAGGGGTGGATGAGTCCTTTGCCTTCCGTGATGACACCTCAGCTTCCTCCGACTCGGCCTCCTATGACGGCGAGGAGGATGAGCGGCTCTATGGCACTGAGCGCCACGCACTGGGGGGGGCCCAAATGGCTGCCGCCACCACCCCTGGGGACACCGAGCCCTCCTCGGAGGCCTCTGGGGACATTGAGCTGCACCTGCGTGGTGACACGGCCCAGTTGGATGGGACTGGGGAGCAAGAGCGGGTGTCTCTGGGAGGGTCCCCACAGCATGAGGTGGCCCTGAGCCCCTCAGTTCTGGAGCCTACTCATGGCAGCGAGGACGATGCGTGCatggaggtggggatggagcAGCATGCTGCCCACCCGGAGGAGGAGGTCCCCATTGAGGCCCTCACCACGGAAGCTGACATAGAGCTGACGGATGAGGCCCCCATTGAGACCCTCACTGCGGGAGTCAACGTGGAACCATCGGATGAGGCATCCATCAAAGACCTTGCTACAGAAGTCTGTGTAGAGCCTGTGGTCGAAGCCTCCATTGAGGCCCTCAATGCAGAAGTCAGTGCAAAGCTGGTGGGTGAGACCTCCATGGAGGCACTTGCGGAAGTCAGCATGGAGCTGGTGGACAAAGCCCCCGCTGATTCCCTCAATGTGGAAGGCAACATGGAGCCTGCAGATGAGACCTCCACTGAGGCCTTCCCCACAGAAGTTGATGTAGGACTGGTGGATGAGGTCCCTGTTGAGGCCCTCTCTGCGGAAGTCAACGTGGAACGGATGGATGAGACCCTcagctcctcttcctcagaGATGGAGGAAGCCTCTACCCTGGAGCCTGATACCACGCAGGAGCTGGACCCCATCCCAGAGGAATGTCCTGCACCAGAGCCCCCTGTCCCCACAGAGCCACCGCTCCTGGAGGAGatcctgcaggaggaggaggtgccACCAGCTCCCATGATAGAGGCTCAGCTGGAGGCCACCCCCGgtgcagagctggaggctgcagcCAGTACCCTGCAGCCCCCCTGTGCTGGGGAGACCAAAGACCCCGAACTCAATGGGCTGGGGTGGGACACCTCATCCCTACCCACTGCTAATGGTGACCATGAGCTTGATGCTGTCCCAGCAGAGAGCCCTGAGCCTCCGTGTCCACCTGAGCAAGGCGATGACAGCGGGGAACCCCAGGAGGATGTGGGTGGCCATGGGGACAACAGGACAGATGCCATGCCTGCACCACTGGGGGCCCCCACCCTGGGTGGGGATGTGCAGGACGATGTCATTGAGCAGCCCCTTGAGGAGGATGCATCCCTCTGTGAGGATGGGGTGGCCTCAGGCAGTGAGTCCCCAGTGGTGGCACTGAGTGATGGTGGCAGTGAGGTGACGCAGGGTGTGGAGGAGACTCTCAGTCCCGCACTGGGAGGTATGGATGAGCCAGATGCTGCCTCTGAGGATGAAGTCTCCAGCAAGGATGTGGAGCAAGGCCAGAGCCCAGAGCCCACCCCTGCCTCTGAGGATTcgtccccagcactgctggacaCCTTGTGCTCCCACACCGACTCCAGCTTCTTCACCACCCCCCAGGACAGTGCGGGGGAAGCGGCTGCCCCTGGGGTCCcctctccagccccacagccctgcctggccctctgtgtgctgcccccagcccctgcACCCCCACCACTGCACTTCACTGCTTCAGAGCAAGAAGTGTATGTGGGGACTCCCCCAGACCCCCTTGAACTGCTCCCACCACCCGGTGCCTTGTTGGAGAGTGCGGAGGACCGCCAGCAAGTGGCCTCCATGCTGCAGGGGGTCTTTGGGGACCTGCCCACCCCAGGGAGCCCCAGCCAAGCCCCTGTGGAGCTGCCATGTCCTCCCTGTGCTGAGGATGAAGCTGCTGCACCTGAACCCAAAGAGACCCCAGAGCCCAGCGATGCAGGGAGCATCCAGTGTTCTCCCCCAGCCTCGCTGCAGCCAGACCCAGCCCCTATGCAGGGCCAGGAGCCCCCCATCAAGGAGTCCCTGCTCCTACTCAGTGAAGACCCCAATGCCAAAgtcctgctggaggaggagcatTCCCTGGCCCCCCCTGAGGAAGCGAAGGAGGAGGCAGTGAAGGCAGGATCCAGCCCCATGGAGGAGGTGGAAGAGGTGGTAGCAGTGGCAGGATCCAGCCccatggaggaggaggaggaagaggtggTAGCAGTGGCAGGATCCATCccacaggaggaggaggtgatAGCAGTGGCAGGATCCAttctgcaggaggaagaagacGTGGTGGTGGCGGCAGGATCCAGCCCcgtggaagaggaagaggagtcGGTGATGGTGGCAGAATCCATCcctcaggaggaggaagaggagtcAGTAGTGGTGGCAGGATCTGTCcctcaggaggaggaagaggaggtggtgATGGTGGCAGGATCCCTCcctcaggaggaggaagaggaggtggtgATGGTGGCAGGATCCCTCcctcaggaggaggaagaggaggtggtgATGGTGGCAGGATCCCTCcctcaggaggaggaagaggaggcggTAATGGAGGCAGGATCTGTCcctcaggaggaggaagaggaggcggTAATGGTGGCAGGATCCATTCctcaggaggaagaagaggtagCAGAATCCAGCtccaaggaggaggaagaggaggtggtggtggcagGATCCATCCCTCAGGAAGAGGAGGTGGTGATGGTGGCAGGATCCAGCTCCACACCTAGCCTTAAGGATGATCGTGAAGGCATGGAAGCCACCCCCAGCATCCCAGAGGCTGTTCTGCCCTTGGAACCCCCTCCAAAGCCCAGCTCCCCAGAGGACCCTGTGCCCCAAGAGCCCGCCAAGGCTGCAGTGCCCACTCCCAAGCTTGCAGTGCCCACTGAGGCTGTAGAGCCCATTCCTAAGGCTGTGGCACCTGTTGCCATCCcgctgcctgctccctgcccaccGCTCTCCAAACTCATCCAAGtgcctcctctctcctcctcgCCACTGCCACGCTTGGAGGACACCTCAGGGCTCAGCGAGGCCACGCGGCCGGAGGAACGTCCATCTGTCCTGCCGGCCTccaggaagctgctggagg CCCCAGAGCCATCCCCACAGAAGGAGAAGACGAGGGGCAGGAAGGCACCAGCTGGCAGTAAGGGTGCACGAGGGCTGGAGGCAGAAGGGGGACCCCGCCGTGCACCCCGGGGCTCAGTGCAGTCTGAATCCAGCTCCTCCAGTGAGGCAGAGTTGCCCTACcgtgtccccagccctgctgaacACCTGCCTGCCATCGCCCTGCTTGAGGACAAGGCAGCACCGCGGCATGGTGAGGCCAACCATAAAG GATCGTGCAATGAGTCTGAGAGCAATGATGAGTCCATCCCGGAGCTGGAGGAACCGGAGGGTGCAGAGCCACAGCCGATGCAGACCCAG GCGCCGCTCACCCACTCTCTGGGCACCGGGGAGGAGAGCATCAGTAAAGCCAAGCAGAGCCGCAGTGAGAAGAAGGCCAGGAAG GCCATGTCCAAGCTGGGACTGAGGCAGATCCATGGTGTCACCCGCATCACCATCCGCAAGTCCAAGAACATTCTCTTTGTCATCACCAAGCCTGATGTCTTCAAGAGCCCTGCATCTGACATCTACATCGTCTTTGGGGAAGCCAag ATAGAGGACCTGTCGCAGCAGGTGCACAAGGCTGCAGCTGAGAAGTTCAAGGTGCCCATGGAGCACTCCCCACTGATCACAGAGACAGCGCCTGCGCTCACCATCAAGGAGGAgagcgaggaggaggaagag GTGGATGAGACAGGGTTGGAAGTGCGGGACATAGAGTTGGTCATGGCCCAGGCCAATGTCTCACGTCCCAAAGCTGTGCGGGCACTCAGGCACAACAATAACGACATCGTCAATGCCATCATG gagctgaccatgtag
- the NACAD gene encoding NAC-alpha domain-containing protein 1 isoform X4 yields the protein MPGETATSQGLQLEGAPPGDPAALMPAKEEARPQPEGASYDAAERSPPSKGCPPPPPPPPSLLPADPLDTRIVMGEETHCPPELPPKTPPRHPELPPARLDPDLFFTAPSTPVRTGGPRLKPEEDGGDVESEGLGSPPTSPSGSYMTAEGGSWGSSGTASTSPSCSPNLLAEVPDGEPGPAAFIRRSSSSSSSSEDEDVAVTSIGQEEEDEEEEEDDDEGSGQEEGFRLPRSHMAAPGLIPAALLPFRGSLLFEAEAVEITLVPAQAAADPLSGEDEEAEDNDEEDASTSASFLRSLSETSINEGVDESFAFRDDTSASSDSASYDGEEDERLYGTERHALGGAQMAAATTPGDTEPSSEASGDIELHLRGDTAQLDGTGEQERVSLGGSPQHEVALSPSVLEPTHGSEDDACMEVGMEQHAAHPEEEVPIEALTTEADIELTDEAPIETLTAGVNVEPSDEASIKDLATEVCVEPVVEASIEALNAEVSAKLVGETSMEALAEVSMELVDKAPADSLNVEGNMEPADETSTEAFPTEVDVGLVDEVPVEALSAEVNVERMDETLSSSSSEMEEASTLEPDTTQELDPIPEECPAPEPPVPTEPPLLEEILQEEEVPPAPMIEAQLEATPGAELEAAASTLQPPCAGETKDPELNGLGWDTSSLPTANGDHELDAVPAESPEPPCPPEQGDDSGEPQEDVGGHGDNRTDAMPAPLGAPTLGGDVQDDVIEQPLEEDASLCEDGVASGSESPVVALSDGGSEVTQGVEETLSPALGGMDEPDAASEDEVSSKDVEQGQSPEPTPASEDSSPALLDTLCSHTDSSFFTTPQDSAGEAAAPGVPSPAPQPCLALCVLPPAPAPPPLHFTASEQEVYVGTPPDPLELLPPPGALLESAEDRQQVASMLQGVFGDLPTPGSPSQAPVELPCPPCAEDEAAAPEPKETPEPSDAGSIQCSPPASLQPDPAPMQGQEPPIKESLLLLSEDPNAKVLLEEEHSLAPPEEAKEEAVKAGSSPMEEVEEVVAVAGSSPMEEEEEEVVAVAGSIPQEEEVIAVAGSILQEEEDVVVAAGSSPVEEEEESVMVAESIPQEEEEESVVVAGSVPQEEEEEVVMVAGSLPQEEEEEVVMVAGSLPQEEEEEVVMVAGSLPQEEEEEAVMEAGSVPQEEEEEAVMVAGSIPQEEEEVAESSSKEEEEEVVVAGSIPQEEEVVMVAGSSSTPSLKDDREGMEATPSIPEAVLPLEPPPKPSSPEDPVPQEPAKAAVPTPKLAVPTEAVEPIPKAVAPVAIPLPAPCPPLSKLIQVPPLSSSPLPRLEDTSGLSEATRPEERPSVLPASRKLLEAPEPSPQKEKTRGRKAPAGSKGARGLEAEGGPRRAPRGSVQSESSSSSEAELPYRVPSPAEHLPAIALLEDKAAPRHAPVSCVGSCNESESNDESIPELEEPEGAEPQPMQTQAPLTHSLGTGEESISKAKQSRSEKKARKAMSKLGLRQIHGVTRITIRKSKNILFVITKPDVFKSPASDIYIVFGEAKIEDLSQQVHKAAAEKFKVPMEHSPLITETAPALTIKEESEEEEEVDETGLEVRDIELVMAQANVSRPKAVRALRHNNNDIVNAIMELTM from the exons CCCCCCCAGGGGACCCCGCTGCACTGATGCCTGCCAAAGAGGAAGCCCGCCCGCAGCCCGAGGGGGCCAGCTATGATGCAGCTGAGCGCAGCCCCCCCTCCaagggctgccccccaccaccaccGCCACCTCCATCGCTGCTCCCCGCTGACCCCCTGGACACTCGCATCGTGATGGGCGAGGAGACTCACTGCCCCCCTGAGCTGCCCCCTAAAACGCCCCCCCGGCATCCTGAGCTGCCCCCCGCCCGCCTCGACCCCGACCTCTTCTTCACAGCCCCCTCCACTCCAGTGCGGACGGGGGGGCCCCGCTTGAAGCCTGAGGAGGATGGAGGGGATGTGGAGAGTGAGGGGCTGGGCTcgccccccacctccccatccGGCTCCTACATGACGGCTGaggggggcagctgggggtcctCGGGCACAGCCAGCACGTCACCCTCCTGCTCACCCAACCTGCTGGCAGAGGTCCCTGATGGTGAGCCTGGTCCAGCAGCCTTCATCCGCCGCTCCTcgtcctcctcttcctcctccgaGGATGAGGATGTGGCCGTGACCTCCatagggcaggaggaggaggatgaagaagaagaggaagatgatgacGAAGGCAGCGGGCAGGAGGAAGGCTTCAGGCTGCCCCGGTCCCACATGGCTGCCCCTGGGCTCatccctgctgcactgctgcccttcCGTGGCAGCCTGCTTTTTGAGGCTGAGGCTGTGGAGATCACCCTGGTGCCAGCCCAGGCAGCGGCCGACCCGCTCTCgggtgaggatgaggaggcTGAAGATAATGATGAGGAGGACGCCAGCACCTCAGCCTCCTTCCTGCGCTCACTCTCTGAAACCTCCATCAACGAAGGGGTGGATGAGTCCTTTGCCTTCCGTGATGACACCTCAGCTTCCTCCGACTCGGCCTCCTATGACGGCGAGGAGGATGAGCGGCTCTATGGCACTGAGCGCCACGCACTGGGGGGGGCCCAAATGGCTGCCGCCACCACCCCTGGGGACACCGAGCCCTCCTCGGAGGCCTCTGGGGACATTGAGCTGCACCTGCGTGGTGACACGGCCCAGTTGGATGGGACTGGGGAGCAAGAGCGGGTGTCTCTGGGAGGGTCCCCACAGCATGAGGTGGCCCTGAGCCCCTCAGTTCTGGAGCCTACTCATGGCAGCGAGGACGATGCGTGCatggaggtggggatggagcAGCATGCTGCCCACCCGGAGGAGGAGGTCCCCATTGAGGCCCTCACCACGGAAGCTGACATAGAGCTGACGGATGAGGCCCCCATTGAGACCCTCACTGCGGGAGTCAACGTGGAACCATCGGATGAGGCATCCATCAAAGACCTTGCTACAGAAGTCTGTGTAGAGCCTGTGGTCGAAGCCTCCATTGAGGCCCTCAATGCAGAAGTCAGTGCAAAGCTGGTGGGTGAGACCTCCATGGAGGCACTTGCGGAAGTCAGCATGGAGCTGGTGGACAAAGCCCCCGCTGATTCCCTCAATGTGGAAGGCAACATGGAGCCTGCAGATGAGACCTCCACTGAGGCCTTCCCCACAGAAGTTGATGTAGGACTGGTGGATGAGGTCCCTGTTGAGGCCCTCTCTGCGGAAGTCAACGTGGAACGGATGGATGAGACCCTcagctcctcttcctcagaGATGGAGGAAGCCTCTACCCTGGAGCCTGATACCACGCAGGAGCTGGACCCCATCCCAGAGGAATGTCCTGCACCAGAGCCCCCTGTCCCCACAGAGCCACCGCTCCTGGAGGAGatcctgcaggaggaggaggtgccACCAGCTCCCATGATAGAGGCTCAGCTGGAGGCCACCCCCGgtgcagagctggaggctgcagcCAGTACCCTGCAGCCCCCCTGTGCTGGGGAGACCAAAGACCCCGAACTCAATGGGCTGGGGTGGGACACCTCATCCCTACCCACTGCTAATGGTGACCATGAGCTTGATGCTGTCCCAGCAGAGAGCCCTGAGCCTCCGTGTCCACCTGAGCAAGGCGATGACAGCGGGGAACCCCAGGAGGATGTGGGTGGCCATGGGGACAACAGGACAGATGCCATGCCTGCACCACTGGGGGCCCCCACCCTGGGTGGGGATGTGCAGGACGATGTCATTGAGCAGCCCCTTGAGGAGGATGCATCCCTCTGTGAGGATGGGGTGGCCTCAGGCAGTGAGTCCCCAGTGGTGGCACTGAGTGATGGTGGCAGTGAGGTGACGCAGGGTGTGGAGGAGACTCTCAGTCCCGCACTGGGAGGTATGGATGAGCCAGATGCTGCCTCTGAGGATGAAGTCTCCAGCAAGGATGTGGAGCAAGGCCAGAGCCCAGAGCCCACCCCTGCCTCTGAGGATTcgtccccagcactgctggacaCCTTGTGCTCCCACACCGACTCCAGCTTCTTCACCACCCCCCAGGACAGTGCGGGGGAAGCGGCTGCCCCTGGGGTCCcctctccagccccacagccctgcctggccctctgtgtgctgcccccagcccctgcACCCCCACCACTGCACTTCACTGCTTCAGAGCAAGAAGTGTATGTGGGGACTCCCCCAGACCCCCTTGAACTGCTCCCACCACCCGGTGCCTTGTTGGAGAGTGCGGAGGACCGCCAGCAAGTGGCCTCCATGCTGCAGGGGGTCTTTGGGGACCTGCCCACCCCAGGGAGCCCCAGCCAAGCCCCTGTGGAGCTGCCATGTCCTCCCTGTGCTGAGGATGAAGCTGCTGCACCTGAACCCAAAGAGACCCCAGAGCCCAGCGATGCAGGGAGCATCCAGTGTTCTCCCCCAGCCTCGCTGCAGCCAGACCCAGCCCCTATGCAGGGCCAGGAGCCCCCCATCAAGGAGTCCCTGCTCCTACTCAGTGAAGACCCCAATGCCAAAgtcctgctggaggaggagcatTCCCTGGCCCCCCCTGAGGAAGCGAAGGAGGAGGCAGTGAAGGCAGGATCCAGCCCCATGGAGGAGGTGGAAGAGGTGGTAGCAGTGGCAGGATCCAGCCccatggaggaggaggaggaagaggtggTAGCAGTGGCAGGATCCATCccacaggaggaggaggtgatAGCAGTGGCAGGATCCAttctgcaggaggaagaagacGTGGTGGTGGCGGCAGGATCCAGCCCcgtggaagaggaagaggagtcGGTGATGGTGGCAGAATCCATCcctcaggaggaggaagaggagtcAGTAGTGGTGGCAGGATCTGTCcctcaggaggaggaagaggaggtggtgATGGTGGCAGGATCCCTCcctcaggaggaggaagaggaggtggtgATGGTGGCAGGATCCCTCcctcaggaggaggaagaggaggtggtgATGGTGGCAGGATCCCTCcctcaggaggaggaagaggaggcggTAATGGAGGCAGGATCTGTCcctcaggaggaggaagaggaggcggTAATGGTGGCAGGATCCATTCctcaggaggaagaagaggtagCAGAATCCAGCtccaaggaggaggaagaggaggtggtggtggcagGATCCATCCCTCAGGAAGAGGAGGTGGTGATGGTGGCAGGATCCAGCTCCACACCTAGCCTTAAGGATGATCGTGAAGGCATGGAAGCCACCCCCAGCATCCCAGAGGCTGTTCTGCCCTTGGAACCCCCTCCAAAGCCCAGCTCCCCAGAGGACCCTGTGCCCCAAGAGCCCGCCAAGGCTGCAGTGCCCACTCCCAAGCTTGCAGTGCCCACTGAGGCTGTAGAGCCCATTCCTAAGGCTGTGGCACCTGTTGCCATCCcgctgcctgctccctgcccaccGCTCTCCAAACTCATCCAAGtgcctcctctctcctcctcgCCACTGCCACGCTTGGAGGACACCTCAGGGCTCAGCGAGGCCACGCGGCCGGAGGAACGTCCATCTGTCCTGCCGGCCTccaggaagctgctggagg CCCCAGAGCCATCCCCACAGAAGGAGAAGACGAGGGGCAGGAAGGCACCAGCTGGCAGTAAGGGTGCACGAGGGCTGGAGGCAGAAGGGGGACCCCGCCGTGCACCCCGGGGCTCAGTGCAGTCTGAATCCAGCTCCTCCAGTGAGGCAGAGTTGCCCTACcgtgtccccagccctgctgaacACCTGCCTGCCATCGCCCTGCTTGAGGACAAGGCAGCACCGCGGCATG CCCCTGTGTCTTGTGTAGGATCGTGCAATGAGTCTGAGAGCAATGATGAGTCCATCCCGGAGCTGGAGGAACCGGAGGGTGCAGAGCCACAGCCGATGCAGACCCAG GCGCCGCTCACCCACTCTCTGGGCACCGGGGAGGAGAGCATCAGTAAAGCCAAGCAGAGCCGCAGTGAGAAGAAGGCCAGGAAG GCCATGTCCAAGCTGGGACTGAGGCAGATCCATGGTGTCACCCGCATCACCATCCGCAAGTCCAAGAACATTCTCTTTGTCATCACCAAGCCTGATGTCTTCAAGAGCCCTGCATCTGACATCTACATCGTCTTTGGGGAAGCCAag ATAGAGGACCTGTCGCAGCAGGTGCACAAGGCTGCAGCTGAGAAGTTCAAGGTGCCCATGGAGCACTCCCCACTGATCACAGAGACAGCGCCTGCGCTCACCATCAAGGAGGAgagcgaggaggaggaagag GTGGATGAGACAGGGTTGGAAGTGCGGGACATAGAGTTGGTCATGGCCCAGGCCAATGTCTCACGTCCCAAAGCTGTGCGGGCACTCAGGCACAACAATAACGACATCGTCAATGCCATCATG gagctgaccatgtag